One Panicum virgatum strain AP13 chromosome 9K, P.virgatum_v5, whole genome shotgun sequence genomic region harbors:
- the LOC120650098 gene encoding zinc finger CCCH domain-containing protein 24-like, with the protein MMNSMPISSSPAPGVDGGAVAAGTPRMNATAAAAVAEMARHLTVDTDDAFAGLLELAADDDAEGLRRALERAPPAAADEAGLWYGRRKVLEHRTPLMVAATYGSLAALRLLVSLPSVDVNRRSGTDGTTALHCAASGGSRTAVEAIKLLLGAGADADATDDSGRRPADMISVPPKMFDAKFALQDLLGCPKPEHGMLRVVTRSTNSISSPVSSPTAEDARSPSAAVMMTTKFADLPRVATSEKKEYPVDPSLPDIKNSIYASDEFRMYSFKIRPCSRAYSHDWTECPFVHPGENARRRDPRKYHYSCVPCPDFRKGVCRRGDMCEYAHGVFECWLHPAQYRTRLCKDGTSCNRRVCFFAHTTDELRPLYVSTGSAVPSPRASATAAMEMAAAMGLMPGSPSSVSAVMSPFTPPMSPSGNGMPPSLGWQQPNVPTLHLPGSSLQSSRLRTSLSARDMPADDYSLMQDLDSQLMNDLCYSRLSSSTGNHSARTKSLNPSNLDDLFSAEMVSSPRYSNADQGAMFSPSHKAAILNQFQQQQQALLSPINTGVYSPKAMDNQQLPSHSSLLQASLGISSPGLMSPRCVESGSPMNSHLAAALVQREKQQQQQTMRSLSSRDLGPSAARASALVGSPLSSSWSKWGSPSGTPDWGVDGEELGKLRRSSSFELRSGGDDPDLSWVHTLVKESPPEKQVTMAESINSVGPSQLMPPGMNNGEGSGLSTQLDGHDQAAVIGALLEQMQLDRQVGSLAT; encoded by the coding sequence ATGATGAACAGCATGCCGATCTCTTCGTCCCCTGCGCCAGgagtcgacggcggcgcggtggcagcCGGCACGCCAAGGATGAATGCGACGGCTGCGGCCGCTGTCGCAGAGATGGCGAGGCATCTCACCGTCGACACGGATGACGCCTTCGCCGGCCTGCTGGAGCTCGCCGCTGACGACGACGCGGAGGGGCTGCGCCGCGCGCTGGAgcgcgccccgccggccgccgccgatgaggccggcctctggtatggccgCCGGAAGGTTCTGGAGCATCGCACCCCGCTGATGGTCGCCGCGACCTACGGGAGCCTCGCTGCGCTCCGCCTGCTGGTTTCTCTCCCGTCCGTCGACGTCAACCGCCGCTCCGGCACCGATGGCACCACTGCCCTCCACTGCGCCGCCTCTGGTGGCTCCCGGACGGCGGTTGAGGCCATCAAGCTGCTGCTCGGTGCAGGGGCAGACGCTGACGCCACGGATGACTCTGGGCGCCGTCCGGCTGATATGATCTCTGTGCCGCCGAAGATGTTTGACGCCAAGTTTGCCCTCCAAGATCTTCTTGGATGCCCGAAGCCTGAGCACGGCATGCTCCGGGTGGTGACAAGGTCCACCAACTCGATCTCATCACCCGTTTCATCCCCCACTGCAGAGGATGCACGCTCTCCATCTGCTGCTGTGATGATGACGACAAAGTTTGCTGACCTGCCTAGGGTTGCGACATCGGAGAAGAAGGAATATCCAGTGGATCCATCCCTTCCAGATATCAAGAACAGCATCTATGCCTCTGATGAGTTCCGCATGTACTCGTTCAAGATCCGCCCTTGTTCGCGGGCATACTCGCATGACTGGACCGAGTGCCCCTTTGTCCATCCAGGAGAGAATGCTCGGCGCCGGGACCCCCGCAAGTACCACTACAGTTGTGTGCCATGCCCAGACTTCAGGAAAGGCGTGTGCCGCCGCGGTGACATGTGTGAGTATGCTCATGGAGTATTTGAGTGCTGGCTCCATCCAGCACAGTACCGTACACGGCTTTGCAAGGATGGTACAAGCTGTAACCGGCGTGTCTGTTTCTTTGCCCACACAACTGATGAGCTCCGCCCACTGTATGTCTCCACTGGATCTGCTGTACCATCCCCAAGGGCTTCAGCAACAGCTGCAATGGAGATGGCTGCAGCTATGGGCTTGATGCCTGGTTCCCCATCATCTGTTTCAGCAGTGATGTCTCCATTTACACCACCAATGTCCCCTTCAGGCAATGGGATGCCCCCTTCATTGGGGTGGCAGCAGCCAAATGTTCCAACATTACACCTTCCTGGCAGCAGCCTTCAGTCGAGCAGGCTCCGAACATCACTTAGTGCAAGGGATATGCCTGCTGATGACTACTCCCTGATGCAGGATCTTGATTCACAGCTTATGAATGATCTGTGCTATTCACGTCTCAGTTCATCCACAGGGAACCACTCTGCTCGAACCAAGTCCCTGAATCCGTCAAACCTGGATGATCTCTTCTCTGCCGAGATGGTCTCATCCCCGAGGTATAGTAATGCTGACCAGGGTGCTATGTTTTCACCTTCTCACAAGGCTGCTATCCTGAATcagttccagcagcagcagcaagcactGCTTTCTCCAATCAACACTGGGGTATATTCACCAAAGGCTATGGACAACCAGCAGTTGCCTTCACACTCATCCCTGTTGCAAGCATCACTTGGGATATCCTCCCCTGGCCTGATGTCTCCACGGTGTGTTGAATCTGGTTCCCCAATGAACTCCCACCTAGCTGCTGCTCTTGTTCAGCGTGagaaacagcagcagcagcagacaatGAGGAGTCTCAGTTCTCGTGACCTTGGGCCTAGTGCAGCACGAGCATCAGCTCTTGTTGGCTCCCCTCTAAGCTCATCATGGTCCAAGTGGGGATCTCCTTCAGGGACACCAGATTGGGGTGTAGATGGTGAAGAATTGGGTAAGCTCCGCCGCTCATCGTCCTTTGAGCTGAGGTCTGGTGGTGATGACCCTGATCTCTCTTGGGTACATACACTGGTTAAGGAATCTCCGCCAGAGAAGCAAGTTACCATGGCTGAATCCATTAACTCTGTTGGACCCTCACAGCTAATGCCTCCCGGCATGAACAACGGTGAAGGTTCTGGTCTGAGCACACAGCTTGATGGACACGACCAAGCTGCGGTTATAGGAGCATTGCTTGAGCAGATGCAGCTTGATCGGCAGGTTGGTAGTCTAGCAACATAG